A genomic segment from Candidatus Saganbacteria bacterium encodes:
- the merA gene encoding mercury(II) reductase, with the protein MRKKEYDFIIIGGGAAGFAAAIKADELGAKTAMINAGLPIGGTCVNVGCVPTKHLLEVGRDYYAPQHPRFASLGRVKAEFNFKQAIEEKNKLVAGFRQSKYKNVVANLKRVTFVAGRAEFVSAKEIKVGKDLLTAKKFLITTGSSSKILPILGLDQVDYLTNVEALNLKRLPKSIIILGGGPLGLEFAQLFRHFGTKVTVIELMDKILSAQENEISLALRKYLETDGITLKVGAKTTRVQQKGGLKNVEIKSLGKTFQLSAEELLLAAGVVGNTSNMGLEEIGVKIGEGGFIKVNKYYQTSVPNIWAAGDVAGPPWLETVAAKEGNLAARNALSNAKLKVNYDAVPYAVFTSPQVGSVGLTEEEYMKRFKTCACRVVWMDQVPKALAVKETRGLIKMVIHHKTGKIMGVHILSAEAVDLIHEATIAVKFGLTIDQIIDTLHVFPTLSEAIKLVAQSFNKDISQLSCCVE; encoded by the coding sequence ATGCGAAAAAAGGAATATGATTTCATTATCATTGGCGGCGGGGCGGCTGGTTTTGCCGCGGCGATCAAGGCAGACGAGCTGGGTGCAAAAACAGCCATGATCAATGCCGGCTTGCCGATCGGCGGCACCTGCGTTAATGTTGGTTGCGTCCCGACCAAGCATCTTTTAGAGGTGGGACGCGATTATTATGCGCCGCAGCATCCCCGCTTTGCTTCATTGGGCAGGGTTAAGGCGGAATTTAATTTTAAACAAGCGATCGAGGAAAAAAACAAACTGGTCGCCGGGTTTCGCCAAAGCAAATACAAAAATGTTGTGGCCAATCTTAAAAGGGTCACTTTTGTCGCTGGGCGAGCTGAATTTGTTTCGGCTAAAGAGATTAAAGTTGGCAAAGATCTGCTGACGGCTAAGAAATTTTTGATCACCACTGGGTCGTCATCTAAAATCTTGCCGATTCTAGGGCTTGATCAGGTCGATTATCTAACTAATGTTGAGGCTCTAAATTTAAAAAGGCTTCCTAAATCAATAATTATTTTAGGCGGAGGGCCGCTTGGCTTAGAATTTGCCCAACTTTTTAGACATTTTGGGACTAAAGTAACTGTAATCGAACTTATGGATAAGATTCTCTCGGCGCAGGAAAATGAGATTTCTTTAGCTTTGCGAAAATATCTTGAGACGGATGGAATTACGCTTAAAGTCGGGGCTAAAACCACGCGAGTCCAACAAAAAGGCGGACTAAAAAATGTTGAGATCAAAAGCCTGGGAAAAACTTTTCAATTAAGCGCCGAAGAATTGTTGCTGGCGGCAGGGGTAGTCGGAAACACCTCCAATATGGGGCTGGAAGAAATCGGCGTCAAAATTGGCGAGGGTGGCTTTATTAAGGTTAACAAATATTATCAAACTTCCGTGCCAAATATCTGGGCAGCTGGCGATGTGGCCGGACCGCCCTGGCTGGAAACAGTGGCAGCTAAGGAAGGCAACTTGGCTGCGCGCAATGCTTTGTCCAATGCCAAGTTAAAAGTAAATTATGATGCTGTGCCTTATGCTGTTTTCACTTCACCGCAAGTTGGCAGCGTTGGATTAACCGAAGAAGAATATATGAAGCGTTTTAAGACCTGTGCCTGTCGCGTAGTCTGGATGGATCAAGTTCCCAAAGCTTTAGCCGTCAAAGAAACCCGCGGTCTGATCAAAATGGTTATTCACCATAAAACAGGGAAGATAATGGGGGTACATATTTTATCGGCTGAAGCGGTCGACTTGATCCACGAAGCAACGATTGCCGTCAAGTTTGGCTTAACTATTGACCAAATAATCGATACTTTGCATGTTTTCCCGACTCTGTCCGAAGCCATCAAAC